One genomic region from Chrysemys picta bellii isolate R12L10 chromosome 18, ASM1138683v2, whole genome shotgun sequence encodes:
- the SLC2A6 gene encoding solute carrier family 2, facilitated glucose transporter member 6 gives MDASIQKPLLGAPSSAYQTFPQRTAHQLDREYIRTLQNKRLFLAAFAAVLGNFNFGYALVYTSPVIPALETSNIPALKITRVEESWFGSVFTLGAAAGGLSAMLLNDRLGRKLSIMFSAVPSAVGYAFMGSAQGVWMLLLGRLLTGYAGGVTAASIPVYISEISHPGVRGALGSCPQIMAVLGSLVLYALGLKLSWRWLAVAGEVPVLTMIILLCFMPNSPRFLISKGKEDEAVGVLRWLRGPNTDFHREFEQIKESVRQQSRRISCAEIKDPFIYKPILIAVLMRFLQQLSGVTPILVYLQSIFQSTAVILKPEYDAAIVGGVRLASVLIAAVSMDKAGRKILLFVSAGIMFASNLTLGLYIHYTSLPSHNSTMAVINGTLVSPESLTAEPSGYITLIPLVATMLFIMGYAMGWGPITWLLMSEILPLKARGVASGLCVLVSWLTAFALTRFFLLVVQDFGLEVPFLFFAVICAGNLLFTGCCVPETKGRSLEQIESYFRTGRKSFMRNHI, from the exons ATGGACGCCAGCATACAGAAACCGCTCCTGGGAGCGCCCAGCTCCGCGTATCAGACCTTTCCGCAGAGGACTGCCCACCAGCTGGACCGGGAATACATCAG AACCCTTCAAAACAAGCGGCTCTTTCTAGCAGCTTTCGCTGCCGTCCTGGGGAACTTCAATTTCGGGTACGCGCTGGTTTACACGTCCCCTGTGATCCCTGCTTTGGAAACATCCAACATCCCCGCCCTGAAAATCACCCGGGTGGAGGAATCCTGGTTTGGG TCCGTGTTCACGCTGGGAGCTGCCGCCGGGGGCCTCAGCGCCATGCTCCTGAATGACCGCCTGGGTCGGAAGCTGAGCATCATGTTCTCCGCCGTCCCGTCCGCGGTTGGATACGCCTTCATGGGCAGTGCCCAGGGagtctggatgctgctgctgggGCGACTGCTGACGGGCTACGCGGGCGGCGTGACGGCGGCGTCCATACCG GTCTATATCTCCGAGATCTCCCACCCTGGGGTCAGAGGAGCTTTGGGTTCCTGCCCTCAGATCATGGCTGTCCTTGGCTCCCTCGTCCTCTATGCCCTGG gcCTGAAGCTCTCCTGGCGCTGGCTGGCCGTGGCTGGGGAAGTGCCGGTTCTCACTATGATCATCCTGCTCTGCTTCATGCCCAACTCGCCCCGGTTCCTCATCTCGAAGGGGAAGGAGGACGAGGCCGTCGGGGTGCTGCGCTGGCTCCGGGGACCGAACACGGATTTCCACCGGGAATTTGAGCAAATCAAAGAAAGCGTGAGACAACAG AGCAGACGGATTTCCTGCGCGGAGATCAAGGACCCGTTCATTTACAAGCCAATCCTGATCGCGGTGCTAATGAGGTTCCTGCAGCAGCTCTCGGGCGTCACCCCCATCCTGGTGTATTTGCAGTCGATATTTCAGAGCACAGCTGTGATATTG AAGCCGGAGTACGATGCAGCTATCGTAGGGGGAGTTCGCTTGGCGTCTGTGCTCATCGCCGCTGTCTCTATGGACAAAGCTGGGAGGAAAATTCTTCTCTTCGTATCGG CTGGGATCATGTTTGCCTCAAACCTGACCTTGGGGCTCTATATCCACTACACATCACTGCCTTCTCACAACTCTACCATGGCCGTCATTAACGGGACCCTAGTGAGCCCAGAAAGCCTTACTGCAGAGCCCTCCGGCTACATCACCCTCATCCCCCTGGTGGCTACCATGCTCTTTATAATGG GTTATGCCATGGGCTGGGGCCCCATCACCTGGTTGCTGATGTCAGAGATCCTCCCTCTGAAGGCCCGTGGGGTGGCGTCAGGCCTCTGTGTCCTCGTGAGCTGGCTCACGGCCTTTGCGCTGACCAGATTCTTCCTGCTGGTTGTG CAAGACTTCGGCCTTGAAGTCCCGTTCCTGTTCTTTGCAGTCATCTGCGCAGGGAACCTCCTCTTCACGGGTTGCTGCGTCCCAGAGACCAAAGGCCGATCCCTGGAGCAAATCGAATCCTACTTCAGGACTGGGCGGAAATCCTTTATGAGGAACCACATATGA